The stretch of DNA CAAAAAGGGGGCCTTTTTCGCCAACCCCTCTTTCGTGCAGATTCACCCGACCTGCATCCCCGTACACGGCACCTATCAATCAAAACTCACCCTGATGAGTGAAAGCCTGAGAAATGACGGCCGCGTCTGGGTCCCCAAGAACCCCGGCGACAAGCGGGCCCCTAACGACATTCCCGATTCGGAGAGAGATTACTACCTTGAGAGAAAGTACCCGAGCTTCGGGAATCTGGTCCCGAGAGATGTGGCCTCACGGAACGCCAAGGCCGTGTGCGACGAAGGGCGGGGTGTGGGACCTACAGGCTATGCGGTTTACCTTGATTTCAGGGACGCTATAAAGCGGGACGGGAGAGAAGTCATCCGCAAAAAGTATGGAAACCTCTTCCAGATGTATGAAAGGATTACCGGAGAAGACCCTTATGAGACCCCCATGATGATCTATCCTGCCGTCCATTACGTGATGGGAGGCCTTTGGGTCGACTACAACCTGATGAGTACCATACCGGGCCTTTTCGTCCTTGGCGAAGCCAACTTTTCCGACCACGGGGCCAATCGGCTGGGCGCAAGCGCCCTGATGCAGGGCCTGGCCGACGGCTATTTCATCATTCCCTACACCATTGGCGGATATCTGGCAGGAACCTTGCTCTCTGATGTGAAAGAAGACCATCCCGCATTCAAAGAGGCGGAAAAGGCCGTTGCTGAAAAAATCTCCCGCCTTCTTTCCATCAAGGGTCGGCGAACCGTAAACGATTTTCACCGTGAATTGGGCCGACTCCTTTGGAACAACTGCGGCATGTCCAGGAATGATGCGGACATGCAGGAGGCCAAGAAAAAGATCCCCCAATTGCGCGAGGAGTTCTGGGAGAACGTCACCGTTCCAGGGACCCCCGGCGAATTCAACCAGGTCCTTGAAAAGGCCGGACGGGTTGCGGATTTTCTGGAATTCGCTGAACTCATGGTGGAAGACGCACTTCAGCGGAGGGAATCCTGTGGTTGCCACTTCAATGAGGCTTACCAGACGGAGGACAACGAGGCCCTTAGAAACGACGAAACCTGCTGCTACGTATCTACCTGGCAGTTCAACGGAGACGGGAAGGAGCCGACTTTCCATGAGGAACCCCTCGTCTTCGAGAATGTAGAGCTGATCCAGAGGAGTTACAAATGAGCAAGTCCATCAACCTCACCTTGAAAATCTGGCGACAGAAAGGGCCCGATGATAAGGGCCGCATTGAGACCTATGAACTCAAGGATGTTTCAACCGACCTCTCCTTCCTGGAGATGCTCGACGTCCTGAACGAACGGCTGATGCTGGAGGGGAAAGAGCCGGTGGCCTTTGATCATGACTGCCGCGAAGGGATCTGCGGCATGTGCGGAAGCGTGGTTAATGGCATCCCCCATGGCCCGGAGAAGGGAACCACCCTGTGTCAACTTCATATGCGTCACTTCAAGGACGGGGAAACCCTGGTGATTGAACCTTTCAGGGCCCGCGCCTTCAAGGTGATCAAGGACCTGGTGGTGGACCGAAGCGCCATGGACGAGATCATCAAGGCGGGAGGATATATCTCCGTCAATACTGGTGGGGCACCCGAAGCCAATACCATCCCGATTTCTCCCGATGTGGCCGAACGCGCCATGGACGCCGCTGCATGCATCGGGTGCGGCGCCTGTGTGGCCGCTTGCCCCAATGCTTCCGCCATGCTCTTTGTGGGGGCCAAAATCTCCCACCTTGCCCTG from Deltaproteobacteria bacterium encodes:
- a CDS encoding fumarate reductase/succinate dehydrogenase flavoprotein subunit translates to MQLDSKVPAGPLEKKWDRHRFELKLINPANKRKFDIIVVGTGLAGASASATLAELGYNVKTFCIQDSPRRAHSIAAQGGINAAKNYPGDGDSIWRLFYDTIKGGDFRAREANVYRLAQISNHIIDQCVAQGVPFAREYGGLLANRSFGGAQVSRTFYARGQTGQQLLLGAYGALMRQVHAGKVQLFPRHEMLDLVLVDGNARGIVTRDLISGRVESHAAHAVVLATGGYGNIYFLSTNGNSGNVTATWRAYKKGAFFANPSFVQIHPTCIPVHGTYQSKLTLMSESLRNDGRVWVPKNPGDKRAPNDIPDSERDYYLERKYPSFGNLVPRDVASRNAKAVCDEGRGVGPTGYAVYLDFRDAIKRDGREVIRKKYGNLFQMYERITGEDPYETPMMIYPAVHYVMGGLWVDYNLMSTIPGLFVLGEANFSDHGANRLGASALMQGLADGYFIIPYTIGGYLAGTLLSDVKEDHPAFKEAEKAVAEKISRLLSIKGRRTVNDFHRELGRLLWNNCGMSRNDADMQEAKKKIPQLREEFWENVTVPGTPGEFNQVLEKAGRVADFLEFAELMVEDALQRRESCGCHFNEAYQTEDNEALRNDETCCYVSTWQFNGDGKEPTFHEEPLVFENVELIQRSYK
- a CDS encoding succinate dehydrogenase/fumarate reductase iron-sulfur subunit, with the translated sequence MSKSINLTLKIWRQKGPDDKGRIETYELKDVSTDLSFLEMLDVLNERLMLEGKEPVAFDHDCREGICGMCGSVVNGIPHGPEKGTTLCQLHMRHFKDGETLVIEPFRARAFKVIKDLVVDRSAMDEIIKAGGYISVNTGGAPEANTIPISPDVAERAMDAAACIGCGACVAACPNASAMLFVGAKISHLALLPQGKPEAARRALSMQRKMDELGFGNCGNERECEAVCPKEISITNIARLNREYIKASFGYQEDL